A single region of the Nocardioides aurantiacus genome encodes:
- a CDS encoding XRE family transcriptional regulator translates to MSNERLRTQMSTRRVTTLDVATALQVDPKTVERWVATGRVPHQRHRLATAELLGVEETYLWPQLLAGDGNRGSGTSEVVAVYPHRGAVPGELWDRLVDQAQSDVSVLVYSGLFLLDTHPDLPRSLATRAARGMRARFLYGDPDSPTVAWRGEEEGIGENLAARIRLALTYMGPAMGVDGIEIRQHESILYNSLYRFDDELLVNTHVMGSPAPSNPVLHLRRVEGGHLFDHYLRSFERVWVEAAPVERATAS, encoded by the coding sequence ATGAGCAATGAACGACTCCGCACCCAGATGTCGACGCGCCGGGTGACCACCCTCGACGTCGCGACCGCCCTCCAGGTCGACCCCAAGACCGTCGAGCGCTGGGTCGCCACGGGCCGCGTCCCGCACCAACGGCACCGGCTGGCGACAGCTGAGCTGCTGGGAGTGGAGGAGACCTACCTGTGGCCGCAGCTGCTCGCCGGCGACGGCAACCGGGGTTCCGGCACCTCAGAAGTGGTGGCCGTCTACCCGCATCGAGGCGCGGTGCCCGGTGAGCTGTGGGACCGTCTCGTCGACCAGGCCCAGTCCGACGTGAGCGTCCTCGTCTACTCCGGTCTCTTCCTGCTGGACACGCACCCCGACCTGCCACGCAGCCTTGCGACGCGCGCTGCGCGCGGCATGCGCGCTCGCTTCCTCTACGGGGACCCCGACTCCCCCACCGTCGCGTGGCGGGGTGAGGAAGAGGGCATTGGCGAGAACCTCGCCGCCCGGATCCGACTCGCCCTCACCTACATGGGACCCGCCATGGGTGTTGACGGCATCGAGATCCGGCAGCACGAGAGCATCCTCTACAACTCGCTCTACCGTTTTGATGACGAGCTGCTGGTCAACACCCACGTGATGGGCTCACCCGCACCGTCCAACCCTGTCCTCCACCTCCGTCGCGTCGAGGGCGGGCATCTCTTTGACCACTACCTGCGGTCCTTCGAGCGGGTGTGGGTCGAAGCCGCACCCGTCGAGCGAGCAACAGCATCGTGA
- a CDS encoding TlpA disulfide reductase family protein, with protein sequence MGLWLLAPLALSACAEAPTTGDKGYVDGRGIITRLPVAERTTPGAVEGQTLEGKQLALDDYKGRVIVLNVWGSWCPPCRKEAPILRDAARELGKQDVAFIGINTRDASQDQGLAFQRRYDVPYPSLFDPSGRTLLAFAGTLNPSAIPSTVVLDEKGRVAASILGEVPSRRTLVDLVEDVRR encoded by the coding sequence ATGGGGCTGTGGCTACTCGCCCCCCTGGCGCTCTCGGCGTGCGCGGAGGCGCCGACCACGGGTGACAAGGGGTATGTCGATGGACGGGGCATCATCACCCGCCTGCCCGTGGCGGAGCGCACGACACCTGGCGCGGTCGAGGGTCAAACGCTGGAAGGCAAGCAACTGGCGCTCGACGACTACAAGGGGCGCGTCATCGTCCTGAACGTCTGGGGCTCCTGGTGCCCGCCGTGTCGCAAGGAAGCTCCCATCTTGAGAGATGCAGCCCGTGAGCTCGGGAAGCAGGACGTCGCCTTCATCGGGATCAATACGCGGGACGCAAGCCAGGACCAGGGGCTGGCATTCCAGCGTCGGTACGACGTGCCCTATCCCTCCCTCTTCGACCCGTCGGGTCGTACATTGCTGGCATTTGCCGGCACGCTGAACCCCAGTGCGATTCCCAGCACGGTCGTGCTCGACGAGAAGGGCCGAGTCGCAGCCAGCATCCTGGGGGAGGTCCCGAGCCGTCGCACGTTGGTCGACCTGGTGGAGGACGTGCGGCGCTGA
- a CDS encoding DUF3105 domain-containing protein, whose translation MTPSTSDGASKRERRDRLQQMQRDQSRQERRRALLVWVPVGLVLLSLVAGVGVGLRDASEEQSAGADLKAVKSYEAESDHVTEPVDYEQMPPAGGPHNPIWLNCGTYGTAVPNENAVHSMEHGATWVTYDPDLPDEDVDVLKKAMPDSYGVLSPYEGLENPVTASAWGKQLVLDDVNDPRLKGFISKYTQSPDAPEPGASCSGGSDGSLPLDTAAQSQ comes from the coding sequence ATGACGCCGTCGACCAGTGATGGTGCGAGCAAGCGAGAGCGCCGCGACCGTCTACAACAGATGCAACGCGACCAGTCGCGTCAAGAGCGTCGGCGAGCGCTTCTCGTCTGGGTGCCTGTCGGACTGGTTCTTCTCTCGCTCGTGGCTGGCGTGGGGGTAGGTCTTCGCGATGCGTCGGAGGAGCAGTCAGCCGGGGCTGACCTCAAGGCCGTGAAGTCGTACGAGGCGGAGTCCGACCACGTCACCGAGCCGGTGGACTACGAGCAGATGCCGCCCGCTGGCGGTCCGCACAACCCGATCTGGCTCAACTGCGGGACGTATGGAACCGCGGTGCCCAACGAGAACGCCGTCCACTCCATGGAGCACGGGGCGACGTGGGTGACGTACGACCCCGACCTCCCCGACGAGGACGTAGACGTGCTCAAGAAGGCGATGCCGGACTCCTACGGGGTGCTGTCACCCTACGAAGGCCTCGAGAACCCGGTCACGGCGTCGGCGTGGGGCAAGCAGTTGGTCCTCGATGACGTGAACGATCCTCGCCTGAAGGGGTTCATCTCGAAGTACACGCAGAGCCCCGATGCTCCAGAGCCCGGCGCTTCCTGTTCCGGCGGATCCGACGGGTCCCTACCACTCGACACGGCCGCCCAGTCCCAGTGA
- a CDS encoding NUDIX hydrolase yields the protein MGKRVDYINDPAAPRANSVVPSVVAIVQDEEGRVLLIHKTDNDLWALPGGGHEVGESIADTVIREVKEETGYDVEVDDLVGTYTDPGHVMAYEDGEVRQQFSIAFRAHVVGGGARTSSESRAVEWVAPGQVAELAMHPSMAMRLRHGLEDAPAPYIG from the coding sequence ATGGGCAAGCGTGTCGACTACATCAACGATCCGGCGGCTCCGCGGGCCAATAGCGTCGTGCCGTCAGTCGTGGCCATCGTCCAGGACGAGGAGGGCCGGGTGCTGCTGATCCACAAGACCGACAACGACCTGTGGGCGCTACCGGGCGGCGGCCACGAGGTTGGCGAGTCCATCGCCGACACCGTCATCCGAGAGGTCAAGGAAGAGACGGGGTACGACGTCGAGGTCGACGACCTGGTCGGCACCTACACCGACCCGGGGCACGTGATGGCCTACGAAGACGGCGAGGTGCGCCAGCAGTTCTCGATCGCCTTCCGTGCCCACGTGGTCGGTGGGGGCGCTCGGACCAGCAGCGAGAGCAGGGCAGTCGAGTGGGTCGCGCCCGGGCAGGTAGCCGAGCTGGCCATGCACCCGTCCATGGCCATGCGACTGCGGCACGGCCTGGAAGACGCCCCCGCCCCCTACATCGGTTGA
- a CDS encoding cytochrome c oxidase assembly protein, giving the protein MTRSTAVRAAALVVSTCLVAVGLLSVGGRTVVDATVGLPDPGLTTRVGLASARGLRDLAAALTVGGLVVVASMLPGSDPQRALVVGSLRGRIVVWLTKASLVWAAASLAVVAFTYSDLAGRPLWDPIVYSRIWYFAIEFELGRLLLLSAVLVAATTAMLKLTRSMVGVGASVVLAGVALWPLALTGHASGSSSHDLGVNMLFFHLVAITVWFGGLATVAVWRSSLADALPEVVGRYSRVAGVCIVVVAVSGLVSAGLRLGWEPLVTTGYGSMVVLKVLALIALGALGYVHRRRVLPRLTHSRVEEFRRLVAVELVLMGAAVGVGVALGQTAPPVPQTESVDRVEALLGGAIPPELTPGRWLWSWESDSWWLPVAVVAASLYVGAVRRLARRGDHWPLRRTASWIVGCALLVWATSGAPGAYAEVLFSMHMVQHMTLATGVPVFLALGGPVTLALRALARRQDGSLGPREWLLLVVHTPMLRLLGHPAVAAALFIVSLVAFYYSGLLELSLRSHTAHIVMVAHFIATGYLFANGVVGIDPGPARPIYPYRVLIVMVTFGFHALFSVSLMSSTQILAGSWFKSLGRTWGPSLADDQYLGASIGWALGDYPLAVLAAALIWAWVRSDRREAARIDRRHDRDGGAEMAAYNEYLQSLAQHHPPEDLPARRSRL; this is encoded by the coding sequence GTGACCCGGAGCACCGCAGTCCGTGCCGCGGCATTGGTCGTCTCGACGTGCCTTGTCGCGGTCGGGCTGCTCTCGGTCGGGGGGCGAACGGTCGTCGATGCGACCGTCGGCCTTCCAGATCCGGGGCTGACGACGCGCGTGGGGCTCGCCAGCGCGCGCGGGTTGCGGGACCTCGCGGCTGCCCTGACTGTGGGCGGGCTGGTGGTGGTCGCATCCATGCTTCCTGGCTCCGACCCCCAGCGGGCGTTGGTCGTCGGCAGCCTGCGCGGCCGGATCGTCGTTTGGCTGACGAAGGCATCGCTGGTGTGGGCAGCAGCAAGCCTGGCAGTCGTCGCCTTCACCTACTCGGACCTTGCGGGTCGTCCACTGTGGGACCCGATCGTCTACAGCCGGATCTGGTACTTCGCCATCGAGTTCGAGCTGGGCCGCCTGCTGCTGCTGAGTGCTGTGCTGGTCGCTGCCACGACCGCCATGCTCAAGCTCACGCGCTCCATGGTCGGTGTCGGAGCCAGCGTCGTGCTGGCCGGCGTCGCATTGTGGCCCCTGGCCTTGACGGGTCACGCGTCCGGATCGTCGAGCCACGACCTGGGCGTCAACATGCTGTTCTTCCACCTGGTGGCCATCACTGTCTGGTTCGGCGGGCTCGCGACCGTCGCCGTGTGGCGGAGCTCCCTGGCAGATGCGCTCCCCGAGGTGGTCGGTCGTTACTCCCGGGTTGCCGGCGTCTGCATCGTCGTGGTCGCCGTCTCCGGCCTGGTATCGGCCGGACTGCGACTGGGCTGGGAGCCCCTCGTCACGACCGGGTACGGGTCCATGGTCGTGCTCAAGGTACTCGCGCTCATCGCCCTCGGCGCTCTTGGTTACGTCCATCGGAGACGTGTGCTGCCGCGCCTGACCCACAGCCGCGTCGAGGAGTTCCGTCGCCTCGTCGCCGTCGAGCTCGTGCTGATGGGTGCAGCGGTCGGAGTGGGCGTCGCCCTGGGCCAGACCGCTCCCCCCGTACCGCAGACGGAGTCCGTCGATCGAGTGGAGGCGCTGCTGGGTGGAGCGATACCACCCGAACTGACGCCGGGCCGGTGGCTGTGGTCGTGGGAATCGGACTCGTGGTGGCTGCCCGTGGCCGTCGTAGCCGCCAGCCTCTACGTGGGCGCAGTCAGAAGGCTTGCACGCCGTGGCGACCACTGGCCCCTGCGGCGCACGGCCTCCTGGATCGTGGGCTGCGCGCTCCTGGTGTGGGCCACCAGCGGGGCGCCCGGGGCGTACGCCGAAGTGTTGTTCAGCATGCACATGGTCCAGCACATGACGCTCGCCACCGGTGTCCCAGTGTTCCTTGCCCTCGGCGGTCCTGTGACGCTCGCGTTGCGCGCCCTTGCGCGACGTCAGGACGGGTCGTTGGGCCCGCGCGAATGGCTCCTGCTGGTGGTCCACACGCCGATGCTGCGGCTCCTCGGCCACCCCGCAGTAGCAGCCGCCCTCTTCATCGTCTCGCTGGTTGCCTTCTACTACTCCGGGCTGCTCGAGCTTTCCCTCCGCAGCCACACCGCGCACATCGTCATGGTGGCTCACTTCATCGCCACCGGTTACCTGTTCGCGAATGGTGTGGTGGGCATCGATCCGGGGCCGGCCCGGCCGATCTATCCCTACCGGGTGCTCATCGTGATGGTCACGTTCGGCTTCCACGCGCTGTTCTCGGTCTCGCTCATGAGCAGCACACAGATCCTGGCTGGATCGTGGTTCAAGTCGCTTGGTCGCACGTGGGGTCCGTCGCTCGCCGACGACCAGTACCTCGGAGCCTCGATCGGCTGGGCACTCGGCGATTACCCACTCGCCGTCCTCGCCGCAGCACTGATCTGGGCTTGGGTGCGCTCCGACCGACGCGAGGCCGCCCGGATCGATCGCCGCCACGATCGGGACGGCGGCGCCGAGATGGCGGCCTACAACGAATACCTGCAGTCCTTGGCACAACACCATCCACCCGAGGATCTGCCCGCTCGAAGGAGTCGCCTGTGA
- a CDS encoding DUF305 domain-containing protein, whose amino-acid sequence MASVIAAIFFVRERPPASDSPEAGFARDMQVHHAQAVEMSLIVRDKSDDPEVRALAYDIATSQQQQIGQMAAWLQLWDLPASSEQPQMSWMRGAEGDGQPMQMPTDGRMPGLASPEQLDQLRQAKPGQGEALFLELMIEHHKAGAAMARAAYVRTDEPAVRSLSSAIVTSQMAEVRAMEGLLDSRRPATVDQER is encoded by the coding sequence GTGGCGTCGGTGATTGCTGCGATCTTCTTCGTGCGAGAGCGTCCACCCGCGTCGGACAGTCCCGAGGCTGGTTTCGCGCGCGACATGCAGGTCCACCACGCCCAGGCAGTCGAGATGTCCCTCATCGTGCGAGACAAGAGTGACGACCCCGAGGTGCGCGCGCTGGCGTACGACATAGCAACCAGTCAGCAGCAACAGATCGGTCAGATGGCGGCCTGGCTGCAGCTCTGGGACCTGCCTGCGTCGAGTGAGCAGCCACAGATGTCCTGGATGAGGGGGGCCGAGGGGGACGGCCAGCCGATGCAGATGCCCACCGATGGGCGAATGCCTGGGTTGGCCAGCCCGGAGCAGCTGGATCAACTGCGGCAGGCGAAGCCAGGCCAGGGAGAGGCACTGTTCCTCGAGCTGATGATCGAGCACCACAAGGCCGGCGCGGCCATGGCCCGGGCGGCGTACGTCAGGACCGACGAGCCTGCGGTGCGCAGCCTGTCCTCGGCAATCGTGACCTCCCAGATGGCAGAGGTCAGGGCGATGGAGGGCCTCCTCGACTCTCGGCGCCCCGCGACTGTTGACCAGGAGCGTTGA
- a CDS encoding HD domain-containing protein, which translates to MSPTELAGWALGLAATHLRSMPPRLDHTLAVARRAQEVRRATSDPGRHLVPAALVHDIGYDPELRQTGMHAIDGAMHLRTLGFPAMVVCLVAFHTGAEYEADERGLADELAAFDRPPQRLLDLLILADLTTSPDGAAISVEERLSEIFARYPSGHAVHRSVLRSRAYLERATSRASADIGQPM; encoded by the coding sequence ATGTCGCCCACGGAGCTGGCAGGCTGGGCTCTCGGCCTGGCTGCGACGCACTTGCGCTCGATGCCACCCAGGTTGGATCACACACTTGCTGTGGCTCGACGGGCGCAAGAGGTGCGACGCGCCACGTCCGACCCCGGCCGCCATCTGGTCCCGGCAGCACTGGTTCACGACATCGGGTACGACCCGGAGCTGCGGCAGACCGGCATGCATGCCATCGACGGCGCCATGCACCTCAGGACACTCGGCTTCCCCGCGATGGTCGTCTGCCTGGTCGCGTTCCACACCGGCGCGGAGTACGAAGCGGACGAGCGCGGTCTGGCCGACGAGCTGGCAGCCTTCGACCGGCCACCGCAGCGTCTGCTCGATCTGCTGATCCTGGCTGACCTCACGACATCGCCCGACGGCGCGGCAATCTCGGTAGAGGAGCGGCTGTCCGAGATCTTCGCGCGCTACCCCTCGGGGCATGCCGTGCACCGTTCCGTCCTGCGGAGCCGTGCGTACCTCGAGCGGGCTACATCCCGAGCGTCCGCGGACATAGGTCAACCGATGTAG
- a CDS encoding copper resistance CopC family protein — MRTAFSLVTLVTAYLMLSVAPATAHAGLTSSDPRAGQRLTSAPEQVRLEFNEPIDPEFANVRIAVNGTFSSASVEVAAGVVTATPPERAVQRGTDARWTVAYRVVSEDGHPVVGTVKFVVAAAGDAVPSSAADNGSATSSPTDVASSRTSPTDEPAADDGGDGPPIGQIIIDVFLVVLALSALIGTTLWVARGRKRDQGQ, encoded by the coding sequence ATGCGCACGGCGTTCTCCCTTGTCACGCTCGTGACCGCCTATCTCATGCTGAGCGTCGCCCCAGCGACGGCCCACGCTGGGTTGACCAGCTCGGACCCGCGAGCGGGCCAGCGCCTTACATCGGCGCCCGAACAAGTCCGTCTCGAGTTCAACGAACCCATCGATCCCGAGTTCGCCAATGTCCGCATCGCCGTCAACGGGACGTTCTCTTCCGCCTCCGTCGAGGTGGCTGCGGGTGTGGTGACCGCAACGCCGCCAGAACGCGCCGTGCAGCGGGGAACTGACGCACGCTGGACCGTTGCCTACCGGGTGGTGTCCGAGGACGGGCATCCCGTCGTCGGGACCGTGAAGTTCGTGGTGGCCGCCGCTGGAGACGCAGTGCCCTCATCTGCCGCTGACAACGGGTCTGCGACCAGCTCCCCCACAGATGTTGCCTCTTCGCGAACCTCTCCGACTGATGAACCGGCCGCTGATGACGGGGGCGACGGGCCACCGATCGGCCAGATCATCATCGACGTGTTCCTCGTCGTGCTAGCGCTGTCCGCCCTTATCGGAACCACGCTCTGGGTCGCCCGCGGGCGCAAACGAGACCAGGGCCAGTGA
- a CDS encoding ATP-binding protein: protein MLRRPESDPATRSVLALRNIEDNLCFTAHEAWAWFVLPTQPWAFRSDRQREQLLYGIGDGLAWLAGHRIHLRVTSRPYPAADWARKLHDLTPAPLGTDGVEPWSEHMVTMQKHLRHQTLGDKDVFLGVRLGNRAATHRMIGALWRHPGNVEHARLLTKREQVTETVGLPGLDGRPATASEMEWLVRRSVGVGMPAPAVLSPSSGTDWDADDLHAFEDEIEYAAGPLDRTIRLTSRGMREPTVRHAAVLSVGRLEEIDAPDPALDPWLSHTDRLPFPVEWSCQFDVLSGVEARRAIQRKLLVVRDMQRHYSEHDLDEPLALGRQADQARQVEDQMTRGADVTAARVHGWFRLAVTGPTEEACLERARQVVTSYRSRRVTIEHPRGQYGLLREFIPGEPVSTAAHRRRLPAMYVAAGVPTASSRLGDRRGPYIGCTTGASRRAVMFDTHYATEVRETSGLVPVVGGLGAGKSVLLGQLTYEAARRGIPSVVLDPSGPLSRLVDLPELAEHGEHIDLTAAANGTLNPFDVVAAPQREGFATEEAFHEAVVMASQDRKLLAMDVIKMLLPPSVNALPQTSLVVSDAVRATGGERSSSLWDVVRILESLEDPHGRVVANYLRDMAELPLSRLFFPGVEPTAARMQATLTVLTMPGLVLPPRTVPREHWSTSEQMAVPLLHLAAWYATRAVYGRDMQSRKLVALDETHFLGEWSAGRALFTRLGRDSRKWNTCVLASSQNPADVLGMDVANFMSAAFVGRIEDEEAARDALRMLRVSTGVGYERALASLSSGRGGQANREFVMRDVDGNVDKVGVDLSANPGLLGALNTTAGRDGPGARASERVA from the coding sequence ATGCTGCGGCGTCCTGAGTCCGATCCCGCGACGCGGTCGGTGCTCGCGCTGCGGAACATCGAGGACAACCTGTGCTTCACGGCGCACGAAGCGTGGGCCTGGTTCGTGTTGCCGACGCAGCCGTGGGCGTTCAGATCGGACCGGCAGCGGGAGCAGCTGCTGTACGGCATAGGTGACGGGCTGGCCTGGCTGGCCGGTCACCGCATCCACCTCCGCGTGACCTCGCGGCCGTACCCCGCCGCCGACTGGGCGCGGAAGCTTCACGACCTCACGCCCGCCCCGCTGGGGACCGACGGCGTCGAGCCGTGGTCGGAACACATGGTGACGATGCAGAAGCACCTGCGCCACCAGACGCTGGGCGACAAGGACGTGTTCCTCGGGGTCCGGCTGGGCAACCGGGCGGCCACCCACCGGATGATCGGCGCCCTGTGGCGCCACCCCGGCAACGTCGAGCACGCCCGCCTGCTGACCAAGCGCGAGCAGGTCACCGAGACCGTGGGGCTGCCCGGGCTCGACGGCAGGCCGGCGACCGCATCCGAGATGGAGTGGCTGGTACGTCGCTCCGTCGGTGTGGGCATGCCGGCTCCTGCTGTGCTGAGCCCGTCCTCGGGCACCGACTGGGATGCCGACGACCTGCACGCGTTCGAGGACGAGATCGAGTACGCCGCCGGCCCGCTCGACCGGACGATCCGACTGACCAGCCGCGGGATGCGCGAGCCCACCGTGCGCCATGCCGCCGTGCTGTCGGTGGGCCGACTCGAGGAGATCGACGCGCCCGACCCGGCACTGGACCCCTGGCTGTCGCACACCGACCGGCTCCCGTTCCCCGTCGAGTGGTCGTGCCAGTTCGACGTGCTCTCCGGGGTGGAGGCGCGGCGTGCGATCCAGCGCAAGCTCCTCGTCGTCCGCGACATGCAGCGGCACTACTCCGAGCACGACCTCGACGAGCCACTCGCCCTGGGGCGACAGGCCGACCAGGCCCGCCAGGTCGAGGACCAGATGACCCGCGGTGCGGACGTCACCGCAGCCCGGGTGCACGGGTGGTTCCGGCTCGCAGTCACCGGCCCGACGGAGGAGGCCTGCCTCGAGCGAGCGCGCCAGGTCGTCACGTCGTACCGCTCGCGTCGGGTCACCATCGAGCACCCGCGCGGCCAGTACGGCCTGCTGCGGGAGTTCATCCCGGGGGAGCCGGTCTCGACGGCAGCGCACCGTCGTCGGCTGCCGGCCATGTACGTCGCGGCGGGAGTTCCGACTGCTTCGAGCCGCCTCGGCGACCGCCGCGGCCCCTACATCGGCTGCACCACCGGAGCATCGCGGCGAGCGGTCATGTTCGACACGCACTACGCGACCGAGGTGCGCGAGACCTCCGGGCTCGTCCCGGTCGTGGGTGGTCTCGGAGCGGGCAAGAGCGTGCTGCTCGGCCAGCTGACCTACGAGGCAGCCCGCCGCGGCATCCCGTCGGTCGTGCTCGACCCGTCGGGTCCGCTGTCGCGCCTGGTGGACCTGCCCGAGCTGGCGGAGCACGGCGAGCACATCGACCTGACCGCAGCAGCCAACGGGACGCTCAACCCGTTCGACGTGGTGGCTGCCCCGCAACGCGAGGGCTTCGCGACCGAGGAGGCGTTCCACGAGGCAGTGGTGATGGCCTCCCAGGACCGCAAGCTGCTGGCGATGGACGTCATCAAGATGCTCCTTCCGCCATCGGTCAACGCGTTGCCCCAGACGTCGCTGGTGGTCTCCGACGCGGTCCGCGCGACCGGAGGTGAGCGGTCGTCGTCGCTGTGGGACGTGGTCCGCATCCTCGAGTCGTTGGAGGACCCGCACGGTCGTGTCGTCGCCAACTACCTGCGCGACATGGCGGAGCTCCCGTTGTCCCGACTCTTCTTCCCCGGAGTCGAGCCGACGGCGGCACGCATGCAGGCGACCTTGACGGTGCTGACGATGCCGGGCCTGGTCCTGCCGCCCCGGACCGTTCCGCGCGAGCACTGGTCGACGTCGGAGCAGATGGCGGTGCCCCTGCTGCACCTCGCGGCCTGGTACGCGACGCGCGCCGTCTACGGGCGCGACATGCAGAGTCGCAAGCTCGTCGCGCTGGACGAGACCCACTTCCTGGGGGAGTGGTCGGCCGGTCGCGCGCTGTTCACCCGTCTGGGCCGCGACTCGCGGAAGTGGAACACCTGCGTCCTGGCGTCGTCGCAGAACCCGGCCGACGTGCTCGGGATGGACGTCGCCAACTTCATGTCGGCCGCGTTCGTCGGACGCATCGAGGACGAGGAGGCGGCGCGCGACGCGTTGCGGATGCTCCGTGTCTCGACGGGGGTCGGCTACGAACGGGCACTTGCCTCGCTCTCGTCGGGACGAGGCGGCCAGGCCAACCGTGAGTTCGTGATGCGCGACGTGGACGGCAACGTCGACAAGGTCGGCGTCGACCTGTCCGCCAACCCCGGTCTTCTGGGTGCCCTCAACACCACTGCCGGTCGCGACGGGCCGGGAGCACGGGCCTCGGAGCGGGTGGCATGA
- a CDS encoding M56 family metallopeptidase — MGLSTIAAQRWLVSARWTTRGPGLAIWAWQALSLSVAAALLLAGFTLILPLSHLSVDLAELVRACEVHLRERYETPLGTGLALVGGGAAVVIVLRLAFAFVAVSVDVGQRRRHLRDLVAVLGRRHNEGQYVEVEHDVPLVYCLPGRRGWSLPGSRSSQPAKASEVIVTSAAVHCLSDAELAGVLRHERAHLETRHDLAIGAARALERAFLGFSLFRVAADQITRLAEMQADDRAGPRRPLAMALMRLGTAQPPAGAMGAHGANTLQRAQRLLEPTAALSPHLHAAVISGPLLMLALPLVLALAPALMPLGLDHCAGFSPPSC, encoded by the coding sequence GTGGGGCTGAGCACCATCGCTGCGCAGCGCTGGCTCGTCTCCGCCCGTTGGACCACCCGTGGTCCCGGGTTGGCGATCTGGGCCTGGCAGGCCTTGTCCCTGTCGGTTGCCGCGGCTCTCTTGCTCGCCGGGTTCACGTTGATCCTGCCCCTCAGTCACCTCAGCGTCGACCTGGCCGAGCTGGTGCGGGCCTGCGAGGTCCATCTGCGGGAGCGTTACGAGACTCCGCTCGGAACAGGGCTCGCGCTCGTCGGCGGCGGTGCTGCCGTTGTCATCGTGCTCCGGCTCGCGTTTGCGTTCGTCGCAGTGTCCGTCGATGTCGGTCAACGGCGACGTCACCTCCGGGACCTCGTCGCCGTTCTTGGCAGGAGGCACAACGAAGGGCAGTACGTCGAGGTCGAGCACGACGTGCCGCTCGTCTACTGCCTCCCGGGTCGGCGTGGTTGGTCGCTGCCGGGCTCCCGGTCAAGTCAGCCTGCGAAGGCGTCGGAGGTCATCGTTACGAGCGCCGCTGTCCACTGTCTGAGCGATGCCGAGCTGGCTGGCGTGTTGCGGCACGAACGGGCCCACCTCGAGACGCGGCATGACCTGGCGATCGGTGCAGCGCGCGCGCTGGAGCGGGCTTTCCTGGGCTTCAGCCTGTTCCGTGTTGCTGCCGATCAGATCACCCGGCTCGCCGAGATGCAGGCTGACGACCGCGCAGGTCCACGCCGCCCCTTGGCGATGGCCCTGATGAGACTCGGAACAGCACAGCCCCCGGCGGGAGCGATGGGAGCTCATGGCGCGAACACGCTGCAGCGAGCGCAGCGCCTGCTCGAACCGACCGCCGCTCTCTCACCCCACCTGCACGCGGCCGTCATCAGCGGCCCCCTGTTGATGCTCGCGCTGCCGCTCGTCCTGGCACTGGCGCCAGCATTGATGCCGCTCGGTCTCGACCACTGTGCGGGGTTCTCACCGCCGAGCTGCTAG
- a CDS encoding BlaI/MecI/CopY family transcriptional regulator has translation MQRLGSLEAVVMQRLWDAPGPMTVREVMTELQAERSIAYTTAMTVLDHLTKKGMVVRTKQGRAFSYSPTRSREDRVAELMGQALAESANRDVALMRFVENMSTDEAAQLRKLLAETEAPGRPDRSAP, from the coding sequence GTGCAGCGACTAGGAAGCCTCGAAGCCGTCGTCATGCAGCGGCTGTGGGACGCCCCCGGACCGATGACCGTCCGTGAGGTAATGACCGAGCTGCAGGCTGAACGCAGCATTGCCTACACGACTGCCATGACGGTGCTGGACCACCTGACCAAAAAGGGCATGGTGGTGCGTACGAAGCAGGGTCGCGCCTTCTCGTACAGCCCCACCCGATCACGGGAAGACCGCGTGGCCGAGCTCATGGGGCAGGCGCTCGCCGAGTCGGCCAACCGAGACGTAGCGCTGATGCGGTTCGTCGAGAACATGAGCACCGACGAGGCGGCCCAGTTGCGCAAGCTGCTCGCTGAGACGGAAGCTCCCGGCCGGCCGGATCGGTCAGCTCCGTGA